A single window of Anopheles moucheti chromosome 2, idAnoMoucSN_F20_07, whole genome shotgun sequence DNA harbors:
- the LOC128297890 gene encoding low molecular weight phosphotyrosine protein phosphatase 1-like: MIGSSMSENKKALFICLGNICRSPIAEAVFLKTINNAGVADRWEVDSAAIGSWHVGRNPDHRAVATMKKHDLPYNNTARQIKKADFEHYDYIFGMDGENIADLKERAPNGGGKAKILLLGDFDPQQPGAIIRDPYYDKGSDGFEQCYVQCVRCCDGFLAKAQKGEI, translated from the exons ATGATTGGAAGCAGCATGAGTGAAAACAAGAAGGCTCTTTTTATCTGTCTCG GAAACATCTGTCGATCGCCGATCGCGGAAGCAGTGTTCCTCAAAACGATAAACAATGCTGGCGTTGCAGATAGGTGGGAAGTCGATAGTGCCGCTATCGGATCATGGCACGTTGGTCGCAATCCGGATCATCGGGCAGTAGCTACAATGAAAAAGCACGATTTGCCGTACAATAACACAGCGAGACAAATTAAGAAAGCGGATTTCGAACATTACGACTACATTTTCGGCATGGACGGAGAGAACATTGCCGACTTGAAGGAGCGTGCACCTAACGGAGGCGGTAAGGCGAAAATATTGTTGCTTGGTGATTTCGATCCGCAACAGCCCGGTGCTATCATACGTGATCCTTACTATGATAAGGGCTCGGATGGATTTGAGCAGTGCTACGTGCAGTGCGTACGCTGTTGCGATGGCTTTCTGGCTAAAGCTCAAAAAGGCGAAATCTGA
- the LOC128305675 gene encoding RUN domain-containing protein 1 isoform X1, translating to MSSVGIRIDEALSFVDQGDQACVGKNAEEEACGNCGDDGNVEVDMKFGLFVENERSVPRNVSEDEFDFDSAFSSESNQGLTDESTIDHHDERSMPDGAVERERLKSLEDEHEVLSSNLIALTSHFAQVQLRLRQIVEAPPQERDSLLKNLEEFAFLGIPEIQQNPVKQNIPEIVANLDRSPESVENLREKQHELIEQLKTQLMDLERYAYESGAGILPQTILLEKQKVIIEEIKKKINLNLNELDLPQLTSEDLRQQVDSALDELVNPLKMKEQLVTQLKTQIQDLERFIGFLQTNEKAEIKKRFLEQQQQKQQCTELSKEHGNRSQHVTDRQTLSKPVVAGHSSVNHGGNSNQAAAKRESFNSKAFGLMDKAGTLLQMFALSQFNCGSEHRNSEANYQSKMMARTRQNCWGDIRARLEYDVQEIASLVLTLQSEIAPKEADHNEEDEDDPTRPTRGNRKNYELTLLVRKRLAKTIQRLMQHGLRSMSESASHSLVPFISGCFSSNGSSNSGTNHHSSMNGRSNEGFYRSEVRRKSTGATTTAPKKQASCPVEDTGNLNVEDNLFSQLDDDEDDEMEPQFDSNSVDEMHAWELLLVYYNIKNGDRYNSTPARKLSESFNLDIVDGRPLSNKQSLLSAIGSIVALHSPYKRSYDSQFKAFICAGLNAQKLTQWLYLIFQCKELVSSHYSSWSYVANTGFRDALKTLDRLTQYRFDLPVDLSIRQFKNIKDVFM from the exons atGTCCTCCGTAGGCATACGAATCGACGAAGCTCTTTCGTTTGTAGACCAGGGCGACCAAGCATGCGTTGGAAAGAACGCGGAAGAGGAAGCCTGTGGCAATTGTGGTGACGATGGCAACGTGGAAGTTGATATGAAATTTGGTTTGTTCGTTGAGAATGAGCGCTCAGTACCGAGGAATGTATCGGAGGATGAGTTCGATTTCGATTCTGCGTTCAGTTCCGAATCTAACCAAGGGCTTACGGATGAAAGCACTATCGACCACCACGACGAAAGATCCATGCCCGATGGAGCAGTGGAGCGGGAAAGGCTGAAATCGCTCGAGGACGAGCATGAGGTCTTATCGTCGAACCTGATTGCACTGACATCGCATTTCGCTCAGGTGCAGCTACGATTACGACAGATCGTAGAAGCGCCACCCCAGGAACGGGATTCGTTGCTGAAAAATCTCGAAGAGTTTGCGTTCCTGGGCATACCGGAAATACAGCAGAATCCGGTGAAGCAAAACATCCCCGAAATCGTGGCCAATCTCGACCGAAGTCCGGAGTCGGTGGAAAACCTACGCGAAAAGCAGCATGAACTTATCGAACAGCTGAAAACGCAGCTAATGGATCTGGAGCGGTATGCGTACGAGTCTGGTGCAGGAATTCTGCCGCAAACGATCCTGCTCGAAAAGCAGAAGGTGATCATCGAggagataaagaaaaaaatcaacttaAACTTGAACGAACTGGACCTGCCGCAGCTTACCTCGGAAGATCTTCGCCAGCAGGTGGACAGTGCGCTGGACGAGCTGGTAAATCCGTTGAAGATGAAAGAACAGCTGGTGACGCAGCTTAAAACACAAATTCAAGATCTGGAACGATTTATCGGGTTTCTGCAGACGAATGAGAAGGCAGAAATTAAAAAACGTTTCCttgagcaacagcaacaaaagcaacagTGTACAGAACTCTCCAAAGAACACGGTAATAGATCACAACACGTGACGGATCGTCAAACGCTTTCAAAGCCCGTAGTAGCCGGTCACAGCTCGGTGAACCATGGCGGCAATAGTAaccaagcagcagcaaaacgggAATCCTTCAATAGCAAGGCGTTTGGTTTGATGGATAAGGCTGGAACATTGCTGCAAATGTTTGCCCTGTCCCAGTTCAACTGTGGCAGCGAGCATCGGAACAGCGAGGCAAACTATCAATCGAAAATGATGGCACGCACACGGCAAAACTGTTGGGGTGATATTCGAGCAAGACTGGAATACGACGTGCAGGAGATTGCATCGTTGGTGCTGACGTTACAAAGCGAAATAGCGCCCAAGGAAGCGGACCACAACGAGGAAGACGAGGACGATCCTACACGTCCTACCCGTGGCAATAGGAAGAACTACGAGCTAACGTTGCTGGTTCGCAAACGTTTGGCCAAAACCATCCAACGTTTAATGCAGCACGGTTTGCGGAGCATGTCCGAAAGCGCAAGCCACAGCCTGGTTCCATTCATATCGGGATGCTTTTCATCCAACGGCAGCAGTAACAGTGGCACCAACCACCATTCCAGCATGAACGGAAGATCGAACGAAGGCTTTTATCGATCGGAGGTCAGACGAAAGAGTACGGGAGCGACTACCACTGCACCAAAGAAACAGGCATCGTGTCCAGTGGAGGACACGGGAAATTTGAACGTGGAAGACAATCTGTTTTCTCAGCTGGACGACGACGAAGATGACGAGATGGAGCCCCAATTCGACAGCAATAGTGTGGACGAAATGCATGCCTGGGAGCTATTGCTGGTGTActataacataaaaaatggcGATCGTTACAACTCGACCCCGGCGCGAAAGTTGTCCGAAAGTTTCAACTTGGATATCGTGGATGGCAGACCGTTATCAAACAAACAG AGTCTTCTCAGTGCTATTGGATCGATTGTTGCATTGCACAGTCCCTACAAAAGAAGCTACGATTCGCAGTTTAAGGCTTTCATATGTGCCGGACTGAA CGCCCAGAAGTTAACGCAATGGCTGTACCTTATATTCCAGTGTAAGGAACTGGTCAGCTCCCATTATTCCAGCTGGAGTTATGTGGCCAACACCGGCTTTCGTGATGCTCTGAAAACGCTGGATCGCTTGACGCAGTATCGTTTCGATCTTCCAGTCGATTTATCGATTCGTCAGTTTAAAAACATCAAAGACGTATTCATGTAG
- the LOC128305675 gene encoding RUN domain-containing protein 1 isoform X2, whose translation MSSVGIRIDEALSFVDQGDQACVGKNAEEEACGNCGDDGNVEVDMKFGLFVENERSVPRNVSEDEFDFDSAFSSESNQGLTDESTIDHHDERSMPDGAVERERLKSLEDEHEVLSSNLIALTSHFAQVQLRLRQIVEAPPQERDSLLKNLEEFAFLGIPEIQQNPVKQNIPEIVANLDRSPESVENLREKQHELIEQLKTQLMDLERYAYESGAGILPQTILLEKQKVIIEEIKKKINLNLNELDLPQLTSEDLRQQVDSALDELVNPLKMKEQLVTQLKTQIQDLERFIGFLQTNEKAEIKKRFLEQQQQKQQCTELSKEHGNRSQHVTDRQTLSKPVVAGHSSVNHGGNSNQAAAKRESFNSKAFGLMDKAGTLLQMFALSQFNCGSEHRNSEANYQSKMMARTRQNCWGDIRARLEYDVQEIASLVLTLQSEIAPKEADHNEEDEDDPTRPTRGNRKNYELTLLVRKRLAKTIQRLMQHGLRSMSESASHSLVPFISGCFSSNGSSNSGTNHHSSMNGRSNEGFYRSEVRRKSTGATTTAPKKQASCPVEDTGNLNVEDNLFSQLDDDEDDEMEPQFDSNSVDEMHAWELLLVYYNIKNGDRYNSTPARKLSESFNLDIVDGRPLSNKQSLLSAIGSIVALHSPYKRSYDSQFKAFICAGLNVRNWSAPIIPAGVMWPTPAFVML comes from the exons atGTCCTCCGTAGGCATACGAATCGACGAAGCTCTTTCGTTTGTAGACCAGGGCGACCAAGCATGCGTTGGAAAGAACGCGGAAGAGGAAGCCTGTGGCAATTGTGGTGACGATGGCAACGTGGAAGTTGATATGAAATTTGGTTTGTTCGTTGAGAATGAGCGCTCAGTACCGAGGAATGTATCGGAGGATGAGTTCGATTTCGATTCTGCGTTCAGTTCCGAATCTAACCAAGGGCTTACGGATGAAAGCACTATCGACCACCACGACGAAAGATCCATGCCCGATGGAGCAGTGGAGCGGGAAAGGCTGAAATCGCTCGAGGACGAGCATGAGGTCTTATCGTCGAACCTGATTGCACTGACATCGCATTTCGCTCAGGTGCAGCTACGATTACGACAGATCGTAGAAGCGCCACCCCAGGAACGGGATTCGTTGCTGAAAAATCTCGAAGAGTTTGCGTTCCTGGGCATACCGGAAATACAGCAGAATCCGGTGAAGCAAAACATCCCCGAAATCGTGGCCAATCTCGACCGAAGTCCGGAGTCGGTGGAAAACCTACGCGAAAAGCAGCATGAACTTATCGAACAGCTGAAAACGCAGCTAATGGATCTGGAGCGGTATGCGTACGAGTCTGGTGCAGGAATTCTGCCGCAAACGATCCTGCTCGAAAAGCAGAAGGTGATCATCGAggagataaagaaaaaaatcaacttaAACTTGAACGAACTGGACCTGCCGCAGCTTACCTCGGAAGATCTTCGCCAGCAGGTGGACAGTGCGCTGGACGAGCTGGTAAATCCGTTGAAGATGAAAGAACAGCTGGTGACGCAGCTTAAAACACAAATTCAAGATCTGGAACGATTTATCGGGTTTCTGCAGACGAATGAGAAGGCAGAAATTAAAAAACGTTTCCttgagcaacagcaacaaaagcaacagTGTACAGAACTCTCCAAAGAACACGGTAATAGATCACAACACGTGACGGATCGTCAAACGCTTTCAAAGCCCGTAGTAGCCGGTCACAGCTCGGTGAACCATGGCGGCAATAGTAaccaagcagcagcaaaacgggAATCCTTCAATAGCAAGGCGTTTGGTTTGATGGATAAGGCTGGAACATTGCTGCAAATGTTTGCCCTGTCCCAGTTCAACTGTGGCAGCGAGCATCGGAACAGCGAGGCAAACTATCAATCGAAAATGATGGCACGCACACGGCAAAACTGTTGGGGTGATATTCGAGCAAGACTGGAATACGACGTGCAGGAGATTGCATCGTTGGTGCTGACGTTACAAAGCGAAATAGCGCCCAAGGAAGCGGACCACAACGAGGAAGACGAGGACGATCCTACACGTCCTACCCGTGGCAATAGGAAGAACTACGAGCTAACGTTGCTGGTTCGCAAACGTTTGGCCAAAACCATCCAACGTTTAATGCAGCACGGTTTGCGGAGCATGTCCGAAAGCGCAAGCCACAGCCTGGTTCCATTCATATCGGGATGCTTTTCATCCAACGGCAGCAGTAACAGTGGCACCAACCACCATTCCAGCATGAACGGAAGATCGAACGAAGGCTTTTATCGATCGGAGGTCAGACGAAAGAGTACGGGAGCGACTACCACTGCACCAAAGAAACAGGCATCGTGTCCAGTGGAGGACACGGGAAATTTGAACGTGGAAGACAATCTGTTTTCTCAGCTGGACGACGACGAAGATGACGAGATGGAGCCCCAATTCGACAGCAATAGTGTGGACGAAATGCATGCCTGGGAGCTATTGCTGGTGTActataacataaaaaatggcGATCGTTACAACTCGACCCCGGCGCGAAAGTTGTCCGAAAGTTTCAACTTGGATATCGTGGATGGCAGACCGTTATCAAACAAACAG AGTCTTCTCAGTGCTATTGGATCGATTGTTGCATTGCACAGTCCCTACAAAAGAAGCTACGATTCGCAGTTTAAGGCTTTCATATGTGCCGGACTGAA TGTAAGGAACTGGTCAGCTCCCATTATTCCAGCTGGAGTTATGTGGCCAACACCGGCTTTCGTGATGCTCTGA
- the LOC128305689 gene encoding zinc finger protein 273-like yields the protein MGKICIFPKCVPTIRDFVVFPFTRTQEFEDWWIKSGWSNVIALQNLPSKILICEEHFEKDLINRQYKVPRLALGALPTRNVRCPVNKPELKIRSLDKLVLDRTYCRLCGQQQSYSLDDNVELLCNLDEIFQYNLQLSDSTALPSGVCLYCKEMATVIQTFWKKCFEAQETLKTIFIHQATLMKAGPSKETNAPEDAERCSNVDTNASTVKKDTFPAECDEIVVDTTPPDVMGEHFANQYEFEAYGQELPSASAADECDEERELRETRNQLISETYSSEADDEFYSQDLTNLSSSDKEEHTVSRKTDASLESHICEICGNSYKTLTRLNVHIKLHSNVREHQCSICGHKFKERRGLTEHMESKHEGKSFACSICGMQYSWRKGLQRHMLSHKGREPKHVCKICGKGFPVPHKLRQHMMLHTGDRIPCEYCGKGYRFNYMLMQHKIRVHNVVIEGVKLYSTPKRKK from the exons ATGgggaaaatttgcatttttcccaagtgtgTACCCACAATTCGGGATTTCGTAGTGTTTCCTTTCACCCGTACGCAAGAGTTTGAGGATTGGTGGATAAAGTCGGGCTGGTCGAACGTGATTGCTCTGCAAAACTTGCCAAGCAAAATTTTGATCTGCGAGGAACACTTCGAAAAAGATCTCATCAACAGACAGTATAAGGTGCCGCGGCTTGCTCTGGGGGCACTGCCCACGCGTAACGTTAGATGTCCGGTTAATAAACCGGAATTAAAGATTCGTTCCCTGGATAAGCTTGTATTGGATCGAACGTATTGCCGACTGTGCGGACAACAGCAGTCCTACAGTCTTGACGACAATGTTGAGCTGCTGTGCAATCTGGATGAAATCTTCCAGTACAACCTGCAACTGTCCGACTCCACGGCGTTGCCGTCTGGAGTGTGCCTCTACTGCAAAGAAATGGCAACAGTAATACAAACATTTTGGAAGAAATGTTTCGAAGCTCAAGAAACGCTGAAAACGATATTCATTCACCAAGCGACGCTAATGAAGGCCGGGCCCTCGAAAGAAACTAACGCACCGGAAGACGCTGAAAGATGCAGCAACGTAGACACAAATGCGAGTACTGTTAAAAAGGACACTTTTCCAGCCGAATGCGATGAAATCGTGGTCGACACGACGCCACCGGATGTAATGGGGGAGCACTTCGCCAACCAGTACGAGTTCGAAGCATACGGTCAAGAATTGCCCAGCGCCAGTGCTGCGGACGAATGTGATGAGGAGAGAGAGCTGCGTGAAACTAGAAATCAACTAATATCGGAAACTTATTCGTCTGAAGCCGACGATGAATTTTATTCCCAAGatctgaccaatttgtcatcCTCCGACAAGGAAGAGCATACCGTTTCGCGTAAAACGGACGCATCGTTGGAATCACATATATGCGAAATATGTGGAAATTCATACAAAACACTAACTAGGCTCAACGTGCACATTAAGTTACACAGTAACGTCCGCGAACATCAGTGTAGCATATGTGGACATAAATTTAAGGAGCGCCGTGGTTTAACGGAACACATGGAATCGAAGCATGAGGGCAAATCGTTCGCTTGCAGCATTTGTGGTATGCAGTACAGTTGGCGAAAAGGACTGCAGAGGCACATGCTCAGCCACAAAGGCAGGGAACCGAAACATGTTTGCAAAATATGTGGCAAAGGATTCCCAGTACCGCATAAACTAAGACAGCACATGATGCTGCACACTGGCGATCGGATCCCGTGTGAATACTGCGGCAAGGGTTACAG atTCAACTATATGTTAATGCAGCACAAGATACGCGTGCACAATGTAGTAATTGAAGGCGTTAAGCTGTACTCAActccaaaacgaaaaaaatga
- the LOC128310365 gene encoding FAU ubiquitin-like and ribosomal protein S30 encodes MQLHVRGLNTHVLDVQPDDNIAHVKALLAGLESVDAQELHLFCEGKPLADDDTAAQLTSVELDVTVSLLGGKVHGSLARAGKVKGQTPKVEKKEKRKKKTGRAKRRIQYNRRFSSVVQTYGRRRGPNANSA; translated from the coding sequence ATGCAGCTCCACGTAAGAGGATTGAACACGCACGTTTTGGACGTCCAGCCGGATGACAACATTGCCCATGTGAAGGCCTTGCTGGCCGGACTGGAGTCCGTCGACGCTCAGGAGCTTCATCTGTTCTGCGAGGGTAAACCGCTCGCCGATGATGATACTGCGGCCCAGCTGACCTCAGTCGAGCTCGATGTCACGGTTAGCCTGCTCGGTGGTAAGGTACACGGTTCGCTGGCTCGTGCCGGCAAAGTGAAGGGCCAGACACCAAaggtggaaaagaaggaaaagagaaagaagaagaCTGGCCGCGCTAAGCGACGCATCCAGTACAACAGACGCTTCTCGAGCGTAGTTCAGACGTACGGTCGTCGCCGGGGTCCGAATGCCAATTCTGCCTAA
- the LOC128310366 gene encoding DNA-dependent metalloprotease SPRTN-like, with amino-acid sequence MGKDLDLNSTQNLVHPDWEIKDPTPDIYALFAVFNQKFFQTRLSCVQLEWSKKMYNCAGICYQRSNRLGKSCIIRLSEPLLKLRPRKDLIQTLLHEMIHAYCFVLGIREGNGGHGPTFKKIMNGINKIAGTNITVYHSFHDEVDLYKTHWWKCNGPCQNKHPFYGLVKRTTNRKPGTYDFWWQEHQQTCGGEFIKIREPSPKRKRALTNKENIMGSQTPGGFNRSQETKPKSSQGSQKNVISNYFNNSTSTRTTPKKPTYTPGAKPNYGGGTLVIRKPPVVTTQTPKVTPKIENPPTSSRKVPAQKPPLEGNLRNVRQFKDLPPDGEGPSIRVSPPIPVFTGTGFVLGSTGSTGERRSRLLDKFPPTTGSSSSSTKPTLSKKPRTEWKPKPPTSTSNTMETIMLSDDSDNIFDEIDLTQVGNIKKERTESIRKEIVDSLPNDELDEIILIDDEYDDELADEELSSVDSSLLDRSVIDELFNESDELIEDFNRSNAQIKVEKPEDEIVTCPMCLKRMARSKIGDHFESCYSHIAGETSTTGSRGQSTTNDVSQPSTSKVIPAGSRTSTAAKKSESVDLITAQEQLLRDCGYAEADIANVVQDMSTQDMPAPNVASLREQMLRDCGYTEADIRRVFDDASSEDALNNDVEFISVVENCECPICGKTVSLSTVNQHIDQCLVK; translated from the exons ATGGGGAAAGATTTGGACTTGAACAGTACGCAGAACCTGGTGCATCCAGACTGGGAAATAAAAGATCCAACGCCTGATATATACGCGCTGTTCGCGGTCTTTAATCAGAAATTCTTCCAAACTCGATTGTCTTGCGTCCAACTGGAATGGAGCAAGAAAATGTACAACTGTGCCGGTATCTGCTACCAACGCTCGAACCGCTTGGGGAAAAGCTGCATCATAAGACTGAGTGAACCGCTGCTGAAATTACGCCCGCGTAAAGATTTGATTCAAACGCTGCTACATGAGATGATTCATGCGTATTGCTTCGTATTAGGAATCCGCGAAGGAAATGGAGGCCATGGTCCAACGttcaaaaaaataatgaatggCATCAATAAAATAGCCGGCACCAACATCACG GTTTACCACAGTTTTCACGACGAGGTGGATCTCTACAAAACACACTGGTGGAAGTGTAATGGCCCATGTCAGAACAAACATCCTTTTTATGGGTTGGTGAAGCGGACAACTAACCGCAAACCGGGAACGTATGACTTTTGGTGGCAAGAGCATCAGCAAACGTGTGGCGGAGAATTTATAAAGATTCGGGAACCTTCCCCCAAACGCAAACGCGCATtgacaaacaaagaaaatattaTGGGATCACAAACTCCCGGTGGTTTTAACCGATCtcaagaaacaaaaccgaagTCTAGCCAAGGTAGTCAAAAGAATGTAATATCGAACTATTTCAACAACTCTACCTCAACTCGTACCACACCGAAAAAACCTACATACACACCCGGAGCAAAGCCAAACTATGGTGGCGGAACGTTGGTAATACGGAAACCACCTGTTGTTACGACTCAAACGCCTAAGGTAACACCGAAAATTGAAAATCCGCCCACATCATCCCGGAAGGTTCCAgcgcaaaaaccacccctGGAAGGTAATTTGCGCAACGTGAGGCAGTTCAAAGATTTGCCACCTGATGGAGAAGGGCCATCCATACGTGTATCACCTCCGATTCCAGTGTTTACCGGTACAGGATTCGTGCTTGGTTCGACGGGTAGCACGGGTGAGCGAAGAAGTCGACTGTTGGACAAATTTCCGCCAACCaccggtagcagcagcagcagcactaagCCAACTTTGTCGAAAAAACCACGAACGGAATGGAAACCCAAACCACCTACAAGCACAAGCAACACGATGGAGACCATCATGCTTTCTGACGATTCCGACAACATATTCGACGAGATAGATTTGACGCAGGTGGGAAACATCAAGAAGGAACGAACGGAATCGATCCGTAAGGAAATCGTTGATTCGCTCCCTAACGATGAGCTGGATGAAATTATCCTGATCGACGACGAGTATGATGATGAGCTGGCAGATGAAGAACTGTCGTCGGTTGATAGTTCATTGCTCGACCGATCGGTGATAGACGAGTTGTTTAACGAAAGCGATGAACTGATCGAAGATTTTAATCGCTccaatgcacaaattaaggtTGAAAAACCCGAGGACGAAATCGTGACTTGTCCGATGTGTCTGAAACGAATGGCACGATCTAAGATCGGTGATCATTTCGAAAGTTGTTACTCGCATATTGCCGGCGAAACAAGCACCACGGGGAGTAGAGGGCAAAGCACAACGAACGATGTTAGCCAACCGTCCACATCAAAGGTCATCCCAGCGGGGAGCAGAACATCAACGGCGGCTAAAAAATCGGAATCGGTTGATTTGATTACGGCACAGGAGCAACTGTTGCGTGACTGTGGTTACGCAGAAGCGGACATAGCGAATGTGGTGCAAGACATGAGCACGCAAGATATGCCGGCACCTAATGTGGCATCGCTAAGAGAGCAAATGCTGCGTGATTGTGGCTACACGGAAGCGGACATTAGACGAGTATTTGATGATGCATCATCGGAAGACGCGTTGAACAATGATGTGGAATTTATATCCGTTGTGGAAAACTGTGAATGCCCGATCTGTGGGAAAACGGTGTCGCTAAGTACGGTCAATCAACACATCGACCAGTGTCTTGTAAAGTAG
- the LOC128310367 gene encoding zinc finger protein 569-like encodes METGNGICRMCLVSCKKMCPLFDSSANSELLGIIRNTVRLQIDEDDKFSKMICKQCISRLKSIDEHVKLFHASDRKLRGAISTDHGHDLEVERLKMDFSPNAVDESQGVDGTVTSSKRYDYEKNESAKTETESTRRSLRIRTRCNQSDNHQEEETDDEASAKEEIDCDNENTDSTFKPKVENATFAQLVVKCTISNSEPKTKRQKKNTNLRQTNRAVKDLSNARVPMLHDFKCYICSSEPLGSRKALIEHLATHVDKVPYTCKRCVMETIVLTRVRTLNTHMKMHEQPIKCDYCDRRYSNAAGKYYHTHTYHLGGGAPCIVHCKICGKQYGSQAALKQHMKYHTTTLKCSKCDMVFNHPNKRRNHELTHNEDRGYECVVCKKVLQTIESYDVHLKKHSQERSYQCTLCPKKFNTSFNLILHLKVHAKNYNYRPAKSWVEHYTILSRNPMQYKCNHCERYSTDKVNNMISHLQAHFKEYECDQCKRLFATGKQLRAHYTTHTGEKSEMCQHCGKCFSTKNNLRIHIKSHERENGEVRNGSLLPTAHDYPPEPCIEIEAVSNSTNIS; translated from the exons ATGGAAACAGGAAACGGAATATGTAGAATGTGTCTTGTTTCGTGCAAAAAGATGTGCCCACTGTTTGATTCTAGTGCAAATTCGGAGCTGTTAGGTATTATTCGAAACACTGTACGACTGCAG ATCGACGAAGatgataaattttcaaaaatgataTGCAAACAGTGCATTTCGCGACTGAAGTCAATCGATGAACatgtaaaattgtttcacGCATCTGATCGCAAGCTTCGAGGAGCAATTTCTACTGATCACGGCCACGATTTGGAAGTGGAACGTCT CAAAATGGACTTTTCGCCAAATGCAGTGGATGAATCTCAGGGAGTCGATGGCACTGTTACATCTTCCAAGCGATACGATTATGAAAAGAACGAAAGCGCAAAAACAGAAACCGAATCAACACGCAGATCTCTTCGTATTCGCACTCGATGTAACCAATCGGATAACCATCAGGAAGAGGAAACAGACGACGAAGCATCTGCGAAAGAAGAGATAGATTGCGATAATGAAAACACAGACAGTACCTTCAAGCCGAAAGTCGAGAATGCCACCTTCGCTCAACTAGTTGTAAAATGTACAATCTCGAACAGTGAGCCGAAAACGAaacggcaaaagaaaaacacaaaccttcGTCAAACTAACCGAGCGGTGAAGGACCTATCCAACGCCCGTGTACCAATGCTGCATGATTTCAAGTGCTACATTTGTAGTAGCGAGCCGTTGGGTTCTCGGAAAGCGTTGATAGAACATCTAGCTACGCACGTGGACAAAGTACCGTACACCTGCAAACGGTGCGTCATGGAAACCATCGTCCTAACACGAGTGCGTACGCTGAACACGCATATGAAGATGCACGAACAACCGATCAAGTGTGACTACTGTGATCGTCGCTATAGCAATGCGGCTGGTAAATATTATCACACTCATACGTACCACCTAGGCGGTGGTGCTCCTTGCATCGTACATTGTAAGATTTGTGGCAAACAGTACGGCTCCCAGGCTGCACTTAAGCAACACATGAAGTATCATACCACAACGTTGAAATGCAGCAAGTGTGACATGGTATTCAACCATCCAAACAAACGGCGTAACCACGAGCTTACGCACAACGAGGACAGAGGGTACGAGTgtgttgtttgcaaaaaagtCCTTCAAACAATCGAATCATACGACGTGCATCTGAAGAAACATTCCCAGGAACGTAGCTACCAGTGTACGCTTTGTCCGAAGAAGTTTAACACATCCTTCAATCTGATACTTCATCTGAAGGTGCATGCGAAAAACTACAACTATCGGCCAGCCAAATCTTGGGTGGAACACTACACGATACTAAGCCGCAATCCGATGCAGTACAAGTGCAATCACTGTGAGCGTTACAGCACCGATAAGGTGAACAACATGATCTCGCACCTGCAGGCCCATTTTAAGGAATACGAATGCGATCAGTGCAAACGGTTGTTTGCAACGGGCAAGCAGCTGAGAGCACATTACACTACGCACACGGGTGAAAAATCGGAAATGTGCCAACACTGTGGCAAATGCTTTTCCACCAAGAATAATTTGCGAATCCATATCAAATCTCACGAGCGTGAAAACGGTGAAGTTCGTAACGGTAGCTTACTACCTACGGCACATGACTATCCTCCCGAACCATGCATAGAGATCGAAGCAGTATCCAATAGTACCAATATTAGCTAA